One Siniperca chuatsi isolate FFG_IHB_CAS linkage group LG1, ASM2008510v1, whole genome shotgun sequence genomic window, CACAGCAACACATATTAAATTACGGTGGTGGACTTTAAACAGAGGTGGAAGGACAGGTGACGTGGGCTACAGAAAACTCCTTCCtggaaagaaacaaagcaacTGCAAAAATGGTAAGAGCAAGAAATTCTTTCCATTAAGCCATTatctattattttttatgtattttctaaAGCAATTTTTGTGTACTTACCTGCCAAGTGATGCAATGCCATTGTCACCTTGCAGGCAAAATTCTTCACACCAATTCAAATCAATGGTAAGAGTATTTCACAGCACTGCATGTTGTTTTCCATCTActactattatttattaatgtttaaaatgcaaatgttgccAGTCTGTATTGttcatatgtactgtacatttatcttttaataTCCAATACAtggtgaaaaagaaataaagacattttaaagaagTTATGGAACACTCAGGATCAAAGTCTGACTTTGTTCAGTGTTATTAGTTCCTGTGAAATAATGTATTTCTAAGTCAACCTGCTATTGTATGATGGATAAAGTACACTGAACATGTCCCttactaaataataaaatgtaataaactaTGCTGATGTAATCCaatataccttttttatttccctGGCAGAATTCAAGGAGTGCTTCTCCTTGTATGACAAGAAGCAAAAGGGCAAGATTGATGCCAAAGACCTGATCACAGTCATGCGCTGCCTGGGGACAAGCCCCACGTTCGGTGAAATCGAAAGACATCTACAAGTTCACAAAATCGGTAaagtcaaacatacagtaaaattaaatttgtttgcGGGCCAGTCGAGGTTGAGAAAACTTCTGTTCAGTGTGACAGTGGTTAAAGAAGTCAAAACAGGCTTTACACTAAAACTTTGAAGTCTTTGAGTAACACCCTTTCGTGGTTTTATACACATTACTGTTCCGTACAGGCCAAGAGGTAGGAACTCTTTATGCAGGAGTGGAGGtggggtttgtttgtttagttgtcTACGAGTATGGTTATTTTGGGTGGTGCTTATAGAGAACtctaagtgtttttgttttatgtacagcaattattttcattagataTTATTAGGTTATtgtaaataacaataataattattgtaTCTTGAGTTCAATGcttttaaaaggcaaaaaatgtGGCATATAAACGCTGTAGAAACCTGTTGCTTCCCTTGTTAAAGAAAATTCAAGtaggttttatttatacagctcaaaatcacaaatttgtctcagagggctttacaatGTGTACAGCATACAGTATTACTTTTCTAACTGACAGTTCCAATATCTCTACCCCCAAGTAGCCATTACAGTCAATTTTACTGTCAAAACTTGTCAACTCATGCAAAAAAATTTCTTGTATATTTAACAACATGGCACGGACCTAATTTTTGTGCTACATTCATGTTTAGAAAAGACAGGTGAGCTGGAGTTCTCTACGTTTCTGACAATGATGCACAGACAGATGCAACAGGAAGACCCCAAGACAGAAATCCTGGAGGCCTTGAGgatgacagacaaacagaagaaaGGATACATCCAGGCATCTGAGCTCCGCGCCAAGCTCACCATGTTAGGAGAGAAACTCACAGACAAAGAaggtgaaatatatatatatattttaataacaaCCTCAAGCTGAAAATCTGCAGAATGTCTTAACTGTTTCTCACCTGTGACAGAAATCGAGCAGCAAAAAGAGAAGCTGCTGTGTTGATACTGGGCTACAGCAAAAACTCGTACTGAAGTGATGATAGTAGAGTCAAAGCATCAAAAACGGATTGTCCAACGTTTTTGAAGTAGAGAGTTTGATGGAAAGACTCCTGCAGGGACGCTGATATCCAGTTAAATGATTTTGCtgccatttgtttttcaaagccTGAGCTCAGTCATTCATACAGTTACTGGTCTCAAAACATAAAGATGTAATTCTAAGTACCAACAGTGCTGTGCACATAAAGCAGTTTATATATGAATGAAGCTCAACTGCTTCCCAGTGGGGAGACTTCCATCAAGATGTTGGATTCCCGAACTATTGAAGGAGATATGACGGCACTGTACTAAAAGAGCAGACAATAATAAGTGCTTTGAAGCGCCTGAATAGCAATTctcactgttgctgctgtaataCACCAGTTTGAGTATTCAGgagatttttgtttgttggctTGACTTTAAAAAGAACAACTAACTGAGATGCCAAAGCTCTAGTACAGCAGTGATGAATGGCAATCGAAATTAATTAAAAGGAGATGGGAAATAGATATCATTCTTGTGTCACTGTAAGGGAAGCTTAAACTGATCCATCAGTATGATAAATATGCTGTTGTTTATGTAAAACCAATCAGTGGTGGACGAAGTTTTCATACCTTTTACTTGAGTAGCAAtagaacaatgtaaaaatactaatacattttaagtaaaagtcctgcattcaaagtttaaaataaaaagtaaaagtacaaaattaggaacaacaaaatgtacttaaaagtactaataaagcagaaacatggccCCTGTGAGTACATTATTATGTGTTATATTCTTCAATTATGatgcattaataaatatatatatgtctatatatatatatttttttttttatctataacagtgcatcatactaaataagtaaaatgattatatatatttatttcatttttaaaatcttaatccccaaagtaaacagtaaatgtaGCTCTCAGATAAATGTAGGGGAGTAAAAAGAACACTCAGCACAGAGGTTATGGTTGTTGCCAGCGCTACACTGTGAAGGAGTTGTTGTCAGACAGTAAAAACTCCCACAGGCAAAGACCAGTAGGGACTCTCTAGCCTCGGAGTTCTGAATAATCGTGGGAGGCGAATGAGTTTTCAGGCAGCGCTCTTTCTAGACAAGTTCACTCATAaagctgttttctctgtcttcttcatCTAGTGGATGAGCTCTTCAGAGAGGCAAATGTCAAATCAAACGGGACTATCAACTACGAAGCGTTCACCCAGATGGTGACGCTGCCACCTGTCGATTACTGATTTTTCAACGGAAAAACTTTACTGAATTGACTTTACAtacactgaaaatatgaatatgactgaaCACATTGTGAAGCACTGCTGTTATACTGTATTGTAACTAACACTATATCATATGGTTTGGCATGTTTTTCTTTGATGGgatcaaattttaaaatcattaaattCTCAGTACACCTTTTTGTCAAGCCTGACCCTCCACCCAAACAAATCACTTTGAATTTAATGTCCAGTTTGATATTTTCTGTATGTACTTCTGCATGCTTGTGAGCGATATAAATTAAACCTTTGGTTTCATGAAATAGTTTCTCTTCATGTGGCACTGTCAGCTTTCCACACATCagtattaaattgcattctCTTCCTAAACTTGGAGCTGTGGAGTTTGAATGAACATATCTCTTTCTACTGGAATTTTCTATTTCAAGCAACTGTATTTAcagctttctttctctgtttgacGGTTTCAGCTGCTGTCATCTCATGCATATTTGTCAGGCATTTGACATTTGTGAACATAAATGACTTGTAATTTGCATTTTTTCACAACTTTTATTTCGTAGTATAAAGCACAGTGTATAAATATCCATATGTAATAACACATCACAATGAAGTTTACAGTAGATTAAAAATCTAGGTTAAAAGATTGTAGTTAGCCAACTGATTGCTTTGAAAAATCCGTTCCTCATCCATAAAACCTGTTGTTTTGTAAATCTGAAACATACTATCTTCTACACATGGTGGATACAGActtttagcctcagtctttctTGCATGATTGTAGTGTAAATAGCATGGTATCATGTAGCTTAGCCCCATCTGTGACCTCAGCACTCTATACATAACGTCATGGTTCAGTCCCATGACGTTCCCTACTCAAACTTTAGGGGGAAAATCGTAATGTTATTTCGTATCCGTTATCCAGCAGCGGACTTCAAAGGTATTTCTGTGGTGTTACTGATGTCTGCTTTTTGCCTGGAATGAACAAATGTTTGCTCAGGGCAAAACCAACATTTTAATCCAACATTTCCACAGATTGTGCCGCTCCTCTCTACCCTTCCTTTCAGCTGAATCCTACATTTAGTCTGTTGCGCAGCCACGGCAGTAGTCTGCGAAAATATTGAACTTAAATGGTGGTTTTGCCTCGGACACGCATTTGATCTTTCTGGGCAGACAGAAGACATCTGTGGGAAgaacacaaatatattgtttaagATACAACCCACTGCTGGATAACAGATGAGGTTTGTGTAGGGAATGCTATGTGACCGAATCACAAAGTAGTGTACAGAGTGCTGAGGTCACAAATAGGGTTagtatgtagccatcaaatgCATACCAAAGACCCTTTTGCAGGATCAGTTGGAAACATCAAACGGTTTGACTAACTTATTACAAATCTGCCAGTGACAGTTATCATTTCAGCCGGTAAAATCAATGGTCAATGACTGAAAATGAGTAATTATGTACTTCTGTCTGACATCAAGGACCAATTGTTGGAAAAATTAATTTTGCCCATGATCCCTGTAAACTCCATATGTGCCGCACTAGAATAAAAAAtttgacaggcatagcaacagtaaccaAGGAGGGAGCGGCTTATCGTATAATCAAATGGATATAATTTTGACATATCAAACTGAACAAGGCAACATATGAAAATTGTTTTGAGTGCCTACCTGTAACCTTTAAAGAAAAATTCACTTTAACacatcaatgtaaaaaaaataacaacactttcattgtttttctgccaAAAAACAGCCCTTTACATATATGCATAATATAGGTAGACAAGGCAAGTataatttacttttaatacaCATAAAGTAAATAACAACTCTGCACTATCAAATAATAATCACTTATGACTTCTAACTGTGTGAGATGTAACTACACTCCAACTGTAACTTGGTTCCTGTGTTGCTTGTGAATACAGTTGCCTGAGGAAAGTATGTACGTTAGTCAACAAACAGGTTTTGTGTAAGATTAATTTCCTTCAACAAATGCCTTAAGACCACATCTCCAGAGACATGTTTACATTCCACTCTTCCaacaaagaaatgtttctttaaagctgcagcgCTGCTTCAAAAGCTCTATTCATGGTACGATCCATAGACTATACTGTAGGCACCTTATCTCAACTGACAGTGTTTTACAAAACATAGACCGCCCCCCCTTCTCcttattgaatttattttttgttcaatATATCAAAAAGCTTTTCTacacatatttctttatttatttattttaccattaGACATTAAACAGCATAAAGAAATACAGGATACGATGGCACTGCAGCTGCCTGGGCTGGACTCCATTGATAAGCTTAAGCTGCTTTTCAATTCCTGCTGAAAAGACTCTGAATTGCagcctacatactgtacatgtatgtgtcaGTGCAACGATTCTGAATCCAGGAACGAGCAGAAAAGACGAAAGTATGAAGAGTCTGAAATAATTCAGTTCCTCCAAAGCAACCACAGTTGCATAAGTAAAATACTTAATATACCTAATACCTTAATACACTGTACTAAACCTAATGTGATATGACACTGATGTCGAATAACTCCCTCCATTTTGAAGAATTTCAGTATCACTTGAAAAAAACTTGTATTCTGAAATGCTGAATTTGACTCATATTTCAATCAAGtggttaataaaaataatgcatcaaattatccaatattcaAGTAGATAAGGCACTGGGCCTGCCAATACCTGACCCAAAATGTTTGGAGCCTGTGTGGCCTCTAGCACCAAGTATTTCCTGCAGCTCcacttttcacatttacattttaatttgtgacTTTGAAAAAACGTGTGTGGTGAAGACAAAGTGTTACATTACACAACTATTACTGATACAACTACCACAAAAAAAGGCTTTTACAAGCTGCTGTGGACATTAAACATTACAACTGACCGTTTGCCAAACCCCGCCCCCgaacagtgattgtccaatcatagcttagcaccTGTAACTATGcatggcaggcctgtcaagctctggatttctccacatgttgaagcggTGTAaatggggctgtagtaagagtGATACTGTCAAaagtttggagggtggtgtctttttatcctttccaagaaaaacacaagaacagaAGTGTAAGGAATGAATTAAACAGTGTGCTCTACTGTAAGCTGCAAATATTAGCATAAAGTTAAATACATTCTTGTGTGAGGTTACAAATTATGTGTGTGGGATCATGGATTATACTacatcagagtttaggctaatgTTGCACTCCAGCAAACCCAGCCGAACTCATTATCCAAGACATTATCCGAGGGTTACGTTTGCCAAACACATCAGGTAGTCAACATCCCTAAAGCCTATTctcttgtaacattaaaagcaaaaacatacggattgaaaatacaaatttaaagcAACCTGCTTGCTTACACTTTTCCTTATCATATGTATAATACTAAGACTAACTAGCTCTATACTGCAGTACAAGAACAATGTTGCTGCTTTATTTCTATGTTTACTACATGAATCATCAGCTGGTGAGATGCtaactttttgcctgggacatgcagctttagcctcagtgtTTTAGCAAAATATCACGTATGTACCCATCAAATGAATATTTAAGACCTCATTAACAGGGGTTCTTGTTTCAAAACGAGTCAgcattacaaagtcagcctgaGATGGCATTTTTAAACAGCTTGTGgaactaatgttagcttagttagctagctacagctgataaaatttGCTAcagacagttgtcatttcagtggGCCGAAAGGACAGTTGgactagaaatgagaagcctgtttttgtctacttctgtctgaaatcaaggaacCATTGTTTAAATATATCTGCCATTgttattgtaaactgcatatgtgccatgCGAGATCAAAaacaggtgtagcaacagtaactaaggggggagGGCAGGGCTTAGCTAACGGTCAATTATTTATAAATGTCACATGAAGCATTTATGCACCCCTTATTTTTTGCTTCATAAGACTTGTACCACATTATACATAAAACCACATTGTGAATTGTATACCTGTTTTAATCTGTTCAGTTTCTGCTGCTGTCAATAAAATGAAAGCATTGTACCAACCATAAAGGTTAATGAGTGGTTTATCTACATGTGTAATAATCATTATTAAGCTGAGACCCCTTATGTAGCACCGTATCTGTTACAAAGAAATCTTGATTCATACAATGTCATCCTGGTCAAACTGTATAATATAAAAATTgcaaacaaatatttacattctCATTGTTTTGCTAAGAGAGAGGCTATACTTTGTTACATTTCCAATTAATTTCAGCCATGCAGAGATTAGTCTGTAGTGGTGAGGAAATCAGGAAAGGGCTCAGATTATTGACTTGAAATGATGATTTATATTTCATCACTCAGTGCTGCAATCAGTGTTCCTGTTGATGAGTGTTTGTTGCACCTCAGCGGCGAGACGTGCTGCTGGAGCGGGAACGCTGGCTGCAGGTTTTGCAGCACTGTGCTCGTACGTTGGGCAGGTGGCAGCGGCCGAGCCAGCGGAGAGTCTGACAGAAACGAAACGTTAGCCGATCAAGACAAACGGCTCCTGTGtgggtgacagagagagagaggggttacACACAGAGATTAGATTTACGCTTTATTCGGTTACATCATTACACTGAATCATCGGCACTATGTGAGGGCTGTAAGCCACTTAACATCATAAGACTTGCCCTTTAAGTTGAACAGTGACAGATGTGAGAAATCCCACAAATGCAGCTCATGAGCTTTTGTCCTTGGTTCAATACAGATAATGCTTAAGTGGCCCGCTGAGGATTTCTTCCTGTCCTGTGAAGGAGGTGGAAATGTTGCTGCTCCATTACTATCTATGAAGTGTACTATTTGGTTCAGTTCACTGGATAGCTGCTGGATAAGAGCTTAGCCTTTTGCTCTCACCTCCAAAATCCTCAATCGGTGAATGGTGTACCGTTATAGTAAAATATCGGGCCCTTCAGACGTGTGGGCTGGTAATCTGCAGATGGAAAGGAGGGTAACCTTTACTACTACAGAAAGTTAAACTTCCACGTACTACttgaaaaaaatctaactgATTGAcgattttgaaaacatttcatcagAATGTTCCAGACACCtacaaccacacacaaaaaccacaCAATGTTGCTCATTAGCTCCCGACGGTAACTCTGTGCTGTGGGAATCTGCATGCAGAGAGACCTTGAGACTGAATGCAGGTCATTCATCCACTTGACCTTCTTCCACTCCCTTTTGCTTTTCCCAGACAACATGCACACCGACTGCAGACTATATGTTAGGCATTACTTTAGCTTGCAAACAAATATTCAGATGCACCATAAATCATAGATCACTAACAGTGGTGCCATAACAACAAATGGCCTGTAAAACCTCtttataaaacaggaaaaaatctaaattacaTTTCCATTAGAGATGCAAGGACATCGCATGCGAGTATCTTATATGTATGCACACTTAAAGAGAAGAAGACAACCTCAATAATGCACACAAGGCAGAGCTGTAGTCAAGACCATTTGTCTTGTCCAACATGAGTCTACAGAACTCAGTGGGTTTGGGGTCAAGACTGAGTCCAAAATAGAGCTTAAGACCAACACAGATAATGCTTAGAGGCCCGCTGAGGATTTCTTTTTGATCAGAGCTTGTAGAtgctgaaaatgagaaaaaaagtgtcTCTGTTCTTTTATTCTGTAGATAAAATAAGTGGATTCAAATAAAACCAGACACCTCAGAGGgaagaaaagcaaaagcaaaaaccCTGATTAGTAGTTAGTAATGATTTTTTGGATTGGATTTTCTCCCCTGTTTAGTGCTACAAAATATAGTTTGAACTTGATTCTGaattaatacagaaaaacagtTGTGATGATCAGCAGCAATGTAAACAAATTCCCCACTTGCTTTGAAAACATGAACAAGAGCTTTCTGAAGAAAGAAATGTAGAGATAATCTTGCTACTAAAAATGCTTTTCCTGGTGTGGGAGAGAAGATGTATACACTTTGTAGGGGATGTTACATGAAAATCTATACTATGCAATATTATCTATACACTTCCAGGAAAATGATGATTTGGATCATTTCAGAAATGGCCTTGATGAATGgaaatttattttgttggtgACAAAATAATCCTCACATTAAGCACAAGATATAAATACTGTGAATGAAGGAAGTTTATGCTCGTTGAAAGAAATTCTGCATAATCTATTTTATATcgtaaaatgtgtttgtttctgcatAATCTGTTTTCATAACCAATATGTTCAACGAAATCAACGAAAACACTATTGTATTATGAGTTAGAAAGCAACACAGAGCCATGGGACGCAAGGTCACATTGTGCTGTACAGATCCTGGGAAATTTGATGAtaaactctttctgtcttcaataagagacagagaagacatCTCTCTCAGGAGTTATATCTATTTGTCCGGATCCTCCTTTCCTGTGAAAGCCTATTGTAACAAAGAGAGTGTTATTGTGAGCAAAGGGTAAAGAGTCTGTTTTATCAAGAACATCTTTATCCAAGGACAAAGGAAAGGCAAGTGACCTCTTCGTGTAAACAGTTGAAATGATGTTTCCTGCCTGTGATATCATACCAACCAGGAAGTTTCCTTGTATAATGGCgcaatcatccatccatccatccatccattttctaccgcttggtccccgttagggggtcgcgggtgactggagcctatcccagtgacttcgggccttaggcagggcacaccctggacagtggccaactcgtcgcagggcgaacacagacacagacaaggacagacaaccattcactcacacattcattcaatacgggcaatttagagttatcaattaacctacacatgcatgtctttggacggtgggaggaagccggagaacccggagagaacccacggtaacacggggaggacatgcagactccacccagagagattgtgtgatgttggtccggtccgggaatcgaacccacgaacccacgatctccttattgggaggcaggagctgtagccgctctgccaccgtgcaccccatgGCGCAATCAAGTGGGTAAAAGTGTAACAGCATACGATCAGGTGACCAGTTCATATCCAATCAGGAATATCCTTTCCCCTTGGGCGGAGCGCACTGTGGAAGGGAACTTTGGGGTTGATGCCAGCAGAAATGTTCTTGTCTGAATTAATGAATTTAGACCCTTCACATTTCAGATTTGTATGTACTTCTCTGTAATCCGAAGATTAAAACTACTTTGTATGAAGTAGAAGAGTTTCATTCTTTTGTGTCTCAGTGCTTGGTTCCTAAAAACCTGATagtggttatttatttaaagttattgaAGGCtgaacaaggaaaagaaaatcaaccaCAACATGCTATCAGGTAAAAAGTTGGCCTGCTGGCTCCATATTAAAGCCAGAAGCAGAGTAACAGGCTGTgtaaaatctagttttaacaACAATATCCACTACAGTAAATTCACGTGAACAGGAGTGCTTTAAGTTGTAAGTTTGTGTACACATCTGTCAAGCAGAAGAAACATTTTGACTATCTGCTGCCTGGTCTTTTAAAGCAGCAGAACCATGAAATTGAAAAACTAGGCCAGACAGCGGTTTGAGCGTGGGCTGTTATTACACTTCATCAGACACTCACTGTTTCAGATACTgatattttcattgtatttcGCTCATTGTCTTCTCATTTAAGAGAAGCTAAGGGC contains:
- the calml4a gene encoding calmodulin-like protein 4a, whose protein sequence is MAKFFTPIQINEFKECFSLYDKKQKGKIDAKDLITVMRCLGTSPTFGEIERHLQVHKIEKTGELEFSTFLTMMHRQMQQEDPKTEILEALRMTDKQKKGYIQASELRAKLTMLGEKLTDKEVDELFREANVKSNGTINYEAFTQMVTLPPVDY